The following nucleotide sequence is from Actinomycetota bacterium.
CGGCTCGAACGGCCCGTACAACCAGACGGGGTTGATCTCGTAGAAACCGCCCATCAACGCCAGGACGGCCACCGTCGCCGCGAACGCCGCAGCCGAGACCATCGTCTGGGTGGGGAACATCGGCTTGCCGACGATGTTGCGCTCGGTCCGGTTCTCGCCGGGATGCTGGCTGTGGCGCACCCGGAACAGCAGCAGCATGTGAGCGCCGACCACCGCGGCGAGCAGGCCGGGGAGGATCATGACGTGCAGGATGTGCAGGCGGCCGATCAAATCGGGGTTCGGCACCTCCCCGCCGAGCGCGACGAACGCCACGAACGGGCCCAGGAACGGGACCGACAGCAGGGTGGAGTACCCGATCTGCAGGCCGGTCCCCGACAGCAGGTCGTCGGGGAGCGAGTACCCGGTGAACCCCGCCCCGATGCCGAGCAGGACCAGCACGATCCCGGTGACCCACATCAGCTCACGTGGCTTGCGGAACGACCCGGTGAAGAAGGTGCGTAGCATGTGGGCCACGACCGCGGCCATGAACACGTTCGCGCCGTGGTGGTGGATCTGGCGCATCAGCAGCCCGGCGCGCACCTCGAAGCTGAGCCGCAGCACCGACTCGTACGCGGCCGACACCTGGGCTCCCTGGAGGGGGACGTAGGGGCCGGTGTAGGTCACCGGCCGGGTGTCGGGCCGGTAGAACAGCGCGAGGAAGGTCCCGGTGAGGAACAGCACCACCAAAGCGAACAGGGCCACCTCGCCGAGGAGGAACGACCAGTGATCCGGGAACGGCTTGCGCAGCAGCTTGCGGGCCCCCTGGGCGATGCCGAGCCGGTCGTCGAGCCACCGTGCGATCGCGGGGACCACGCCGCGGCTGTGGCGGCCGTGAGCGTCGACGGGGCGTTCGGTCTGGCGTTCGCGGTCGCGTTCGGCGCGCTCGGTCATGCGCGGCCTCCACGCTCGATGTTCCAGAACTCGGGGCCGACCGGCGCTTCGAAGTCACCCAGCGCGACCAGGAACCCCGCGTCGTCGGTGCCCAGCGGCAGCTGGGGCAGTGGCCGTGTCGTCGGACCCGAGATCGGCCTGGCGTTGTCGTACACGGCGAACTTCGACTGGTGGCAGGGGCACAGCAGTTCCGCGACCTCCTCGCGGTACAGCCCGACCGGGCAGCCGGCGTGGGTGCACACCTTCGAGTAGCAGACGATCCCCGGGACGGTCTGCGCCGTGATGCCACCTTCGACGATCCGGTCGAATTCGATCCCGATCAGCAGGGCCGCTGACTGCCCGTCGCCGGTGTGGCCCTCCGGGAAGACGGTGATGACTCCTCCGGGTCCGACCATCCCGGCGCGGACCGGGCGGCCGGCGAAGTCGACCACGCGCGATCCACGTGCCCAGTTGGTGCGGAACAGCTGGCCGCCGGGGGGAGCGCCGAGGGAGAAGAACGGCAACCCCAGGGCGAGCGCCAGTGACGCGCCCGCGCCTGCGAGCAGCCGGCTGAGGAACCGTCGGCGGCTGGCGACGTCGGGATCGCGGGCCTCCCGAGCTTCCAGGTAGGCGTGCTCGAACGCAGCTCGGTCCTCGTCCGAGGAACGCATCGGCGGGCGTTCCTCGAGCAGGTCGGGTTCGGCGATCAGCACCTTGGTCCACACGACCAGCCCCACGGCGGCCCCCGCGAACGCCGCGAACAGGAACAACCCTTCGAGTTGGGTGTGACCGCCGGCGACGTAGACCACGACCAGCCCGACGGCCGAC
It contains:
- a CDS encoding cytochrome bc complex cytochrome b subunit, whose translation is MTERAERDRERQTERPVDAHGRHSRGVVPAIARWLDDRLGIAQGARKLLRKPFPDHWSFLLGEVALFALVVLFLTGTFLALFYRPDTRPVTYTGPYVPLQGAQVSAAYESVLRLSFEVRAGLLMRQIHHHGANVFMAAVVAHMLRTFFTGSFRKPRELMWVTGIVLVLLGIGAGFTGYSLPDDLLSGTGLQIGYSTLLSVPFLGPFVAFVALGGEVPNPDLIGRLHILHVMILPGLLAAVVGAHMLLLFRVRHSQHPGENRTERNIVGKPMFPTQTMVSAAAFAATVAVLALMGGFYEINPVWLYGPFEPSRVFAPSQPDWYVGWLEGVLRLWPAWSIRIFGIVIPQPFIPGVVIPGLIFVLAGAWPWLERRYIARDDEEHNILDDVRDNPLRAAVGAAGVTFLTVMLVAGSNDVIAARFMIALERFTLVLRVLLVAGPPLVGWLTYRWLTRLKRRDVDEARRAETVSAEQDVA
- a CDS encoding Rieske 2Fe-2S domain-containing protein, translated to MAADDRDTTIRRATRAAAIAFSVAIASAVGLVVVYVAGGHTQLEGLFLFAAFAGAAVGLVVWTKVLIAEPDLLEERPPMRSSDEDRAAFEHAYLEAREARDPDVASRRRFLSRLLAGAGASLALALGLPFFSLGAPPGGQLFRTNWARGSRVVDFAGRPVRAGMVGPGGVITVFPEGHTGDGQSAALLIGIEFDRIVEGGITAQTVPGIVCYSKVCTHAGCPVGLYREEVAELLCPCHQSKFAVYDNARPISGPTTRPLPQLPLGTDDAGFLVALGDFEAPVGPEFWNIERGGRA